The following coding sequences are from one Carassius gibelio isolate Cgi1373 ecotype wild population from Czech Republic chromosome B7, carGib1.2-hapl.c, whole genome shotgun sequence window:
- the LOC127962123 gene encoding sushi, von Willebrand factor type A, EGF and pentraxin domain-containing protein 1 isoform X2: MVTLRLTLTLRFTLLLLYWSCCTGWLGQAQRLSLQGLRQVAQTRQNLSESVESKVERLGQVFRRNVRLLRERGGCLDLVFLVDESSSVGASNFGSELRFVRKLLSDFPVAPEATRVALVTFSSKSHVVTRADYVSAPKAHQHKCSLFSKEIPSITYRGGGTYTRGAFQRAAQILRQSRENATKAIFLITDGYSNGGDPRPVAAALRERGVEIFTLGIWQGNIRELHDMASLPKDQHCYLVHNFEEFEALARRALHEDLPTGSYIQEDLALCSSLCEEGRDCCDIMASCKCGTHTGQYDCVCEKGYYGKGLQHECTACPSGTYKPEAVSGGVSTCLPCPDPHHTSRPGSTDVSDCVCAEGYRPHNNTCQAVVCPVLTPPENGFFIQNVCNNQFNSACGVRCLQGFDLQGDGIRLCQPDGTWSGVHPSCRVRSCPDLSPPRHGVLNCSERTAPYRLECLVRCEQGYRLQGRARLTCLSNSQWSGPQPRCVEVRCPPIVTLKHISLSPPACGENEIRTGASCQLNCPRGYGLIGNSQVRCLPSGTWSDNLQKATCTDIEPPWIQCPGDVITETDEHQRSANISLSAPMLRDNSGDEVAVQVTPVLNPMQPFPVGTEFITYTATDRAGNKANCSFTVTVVDMEPPLIDRCRSPPTVKATGEKTAVYWEEPQFSDNSGAYLNISRTHSSGDVFSVGETLVYYTATDPSGNNRTCELIITVQGSTCEKPFVPVNGDFSCAKTEEGTNCSLICRQGYSLTQDAVHSYFCANNGIWKPPRSPDRPDCSLNRIANNGFKPFEMLFKASRCDDLDLLKSFTGEFSTVLKDMVPKICGGDVNCKLEMTLPGQCLEYNYDYPNGFAIGPGGWGSNWGSQNGQDYAYFDTGFAPEHHLQQDGSSQHGYHMRTKRHRKITGPAREQKIQIHFNITASIPLPLSRNDSAEIVNQRRLLRALEQLTNRLKRTLSKQPFSTFHVSSEMIVADPKSLESKKKATLYCQPGSVLKGRVCVQCPVGTYFSLEYGECESCWRGSYQDEEGQMECKSCPDGFSTPYLHSRSLAECKAQCQPGSSSLTGLETCESCPLGEYQPDFGSRACLPCPPTTTTVNRGALDVNECGVPCSAGHFSRTGLVPCYPCPRDYYQPEEGRSYCLSCPFYGTTTITGAKAIQQCSSFGSSFLPKEESATAAPEVVVRKDYQVSSQMFHECLLNPCQNQGTCEEVGVGYVCTCLPGFTGAKCESDIDECDSIPCQNGGLCRDGMGDFQCQCQPGFLGLMCEAEVNECSSSPCLNEGLCVDEVNHFTCSCPDGFTGPRCELEINECASSPCQNGGVCKDLEGGYFCTCPQGFTGDNCEVDVDECYSAPCLNGGKCVDAINDFRCECLNGYSDRLCQVDVDDCDPNLCLNGATCVDGVATFTCRCPPGFNGTRCETEMPYSFDLEFEVSGIHGYVMMDGHMPSLTQITCTFWMRSSDTVNYGTPISYAVEGSDNAFLLIDYNGWVLYINGKERITDCPAVNDGLWHHIGVSWRSMDGDWRVYIDGSPSDGGKGLSVGTTIPGGGALVLGQDQDQRGDGFNPVESFVGTLSQLNMWNYVLTPQQIKSLASSCPRDLQKGNVFAWPDFLGGVTGRVKTRSKSVFCADCPLVDASVPQLRSSTKAVSPGSKVQFSCSPGFYLVGEPVQQCLNRGQWSHAEPICERVECGPPPDLEHGQYHGEDFYAGSTVLYQCKPGFYLLGESKMLCTNNGKWIGNPPACLDVDECSLGSECDEHASCQNTDGSHICTCIPPYSGDGRNCTEPIKCKDPGVPESGHREGSNFIMGSEVVFSCKEGYELIGSSHLSCTEEGIWKGDVPYCKALSCAHPTLPDYGTMNGSNFTYGSKVTFSCEKGYVPQDPIESQCQSDLKWSREPHVCQPVTCGEPPVVEYAEYTLNGKVYLSTLTYSCIEGYRLQGAVELKCESSGEWASPPPMCARVDCGKPPPLKDAVIKGDNFTLGSRIIYVCKEGYTLLGVETQECLPSGNWTHNSAQCVPRSCGPPPQVDHALPDTGHQLFGDTAIYFCDDGYTAGNNTKLFCNAQGIWAPPDGFGIPHCIANFCLRPPDLPHAILDSINKPKYASNTEVSYKCEEGFVLNTTGTLKCMIGGEWTPSPLDISCMPVRCSKPDSIEKGYVSGNNYSFGAVIAYSCDKGYFIRGEKRRICKANGEWGGVLPTCQPISCPSPPRLANGFIQDPIRKNGYVYSSRVIYACNDGYRLTGKPDRICMANKQWSNNNPPACVLLTCPTPPDIKNGRYHSSTFEVGSKVEFTCNEGYELIGDSVWTCLKFGNWDKSVTPRCSPVQCPEPPLEDNHLVLRGLDSDSGIVELSCEEGYVLHGARTLRCTPSQEWNDSFPVCKQVFCGPPPEVAFGDPSDTLSYFNSVVTYSCMDGFTLRREAFVRCQADGNWSKPYPECIPVECPHPEDIPNGIVDVQGLMYLSTAVYSCKAGYDLAGNSTVLCGQSGQWIGGVPVCHPVKCAAPKEIPNGSVRYFKLQFSQSITYSCHRGYRLQGPEMLTCLENGEWHQEAPTCVQIYCSPPKPIENGFVEGRDRRFGVTIFYSCFPGFLLVGNNHLTCEEHGWSSSEPKCMPADCGLPPHIDFGDYSKVKEPPGEDDILTSQHLPVDNSFLHGSLVQYNCHSGYEMKGDIVLMCQEDGTWNGTAPVCAPAQCETPPSPEYGSVMVTDSTLGSLAEYSCEDGYELNGQTIRQCISGKQWSDDAPSCLPISCGNPGGISDGEVIGKSFHFKALIHYECHKGFVLEGVEFRTCQVDGKWDSKAPSCRAISCGRPVVSKDVLVRGEDFTFGKRLLFSCNLGFILQGAPTSVCLANGSWSEAPPKCPPANCGQPPVIENGRVTGTDYGYNGMVRYACDIGYILTGNPTLICRADGLWDDPPPRCDIVTCDPPEDISHGYLNGSSFNFDDVVEYICFPGYEIVGSPVLRCAAEGVWLGQVPECRPCVCSPPVLKNGAILGRDHTCGASIWFRCDEGYKTLGPTEAICDKGGVWSPGVPICTRGRCSSPPPAVPNAVVQGSAPYSIDTVVYRCRPGYHLKGSSHLFCGGSGRWTEPNLNCEPVSCGVPPLVPNAETAGVVLTYGSKAQYRCKEGFELATKTDSITCQSDGTWSKHSVRCRPSPCSLPANLTHVVITGKQPTPVGGTIIISCRPGNYLEGPGLSECSVSGKWSPPFSSKSCVPVTCEKPLPIINGLVEGKNYNYGDIISYTCLPGFELQGDSVQTCQGDKTWSGNQPVCVAVSCGPPPVVLHAVTVSSGQTYQSIVSYTCHPGLSLIGSQNLTCQADGKWSFPTPSCEFPDGCERIADLLNGKVQEHNLSSGRALEFHCDKGYTLQGESIIMCVGNGSWSSPFPVCIPKSCPSPPGWTGGSFNTTPMVFLVGQSVSVSCPKGQRVKGNKGKVIATLSCRSDQTWTPINAVCETVCWVQCHNGGVCQRPNTCSCPEGWMGRVCEEPICILPCLNGGRCVAPYQCECPTGWTGTRCHNAVCSMPCLNGGRCIRPNRCHCSQGWGGYDCSRKRRSAYFHF; this comes from the exons ctTGTCCATCTGGCACATATAAACCTGAAGCAGTTTCTGGAGGTGTGAGTACTTGCCTTCCTTGCCCCGACCCTCATCACACATCCAGACCTGGGAGTACAGATgtatcagactgtgtgtgtgcagAAGGCTACAGACCACACAACAACACATGCCAAG CGGTGGTCTGTCCGGTTCTCACTCCTCCAGAGAATGGCTTCTTCATCCAGAATGTGTGTAATAATCAGTTTAACTCTGCATGTGGGGTGCGCTGTCTCCAAGGCTTTGACCTGCAGGGAGACGGAATCAGACTCTGTCAGCCGGACGGGACCTGGTCAGGAGTTCATCCGAGCTGCAGAG TTCGCTCTTGCCCAGATCTCTCTCCTCCGCGTCATGGGGTACTGAACTGCAGTGAGCGGACCGCCCCCTATAGGCTGGAGTGTTTGGTGCGCTGTGAACAGGGCTATAGGCTGCAGGGCAGAGCCAGACTCACCTGTCTTTCCAACTCACAGTGGAGTGGACCACAGCCCCGGTGTGTCG AGGTGCGCTGTCCTCCGATTGTTACTTTGAAGCATATCAGTTTGTCACCTCCTGCCTGTGGGGAAAATGAGATCAGGACCGGAGCGTCGTGTCAGTTAAACTGTCCTCGTGGTTACGGTCTCATCGGTAACTCTCAAGTCAGATGTCTGCCTTCTGGAACCTGGAGTGACAATCTACAAAAAGCAACCTGTACAG ATATAGAGCCTCCATGGATTCAGTGTCCTGGTGATGTCATCACAGAGACAGATGAACATCAGAGGTCAGCTAACATCAGTTTGAGTGCACCCATGCTCAGGGACAATTCTGGAGATGAG GTTGCGGTGCAGGTGACCCCTGTTCTAAACCCCATGCAGCCTTTCCCTGTAGGAACTGAGTTCATAACATACACAGCGACCGACCGCGCAGGAAACAAGGCCAACTGCTCTTTCACTGTTACTGTAGTTG ATATGGAACCCCCCTTGATTGACAGGTGTCGATCTCCACCCACCGTTAAAGCCACTGGGGAAAAAACTGCAGTATACTGGGAAGAACCTCAGTTTTCAGACAATTCTG GAGCCTATCTGAATATCTCTAGGACTCACTCATCTGGAGATGTATTTTCTGTTGGAGAAACTCTAGTGTACTACACAGCCACAGACCCTTCTGGAAACAACCGTACTTGTGAACTCATCATTACTGTACAAG GTTCAACCTGTGAGAAGCCATTCGTGCCAGTGAATGGGGATTTCTCATGTGCCAAGACAGAGGAGGGAACAAACTGCTCTCTGATATGCAGACAGGGTTACAGTCTCACCCAGGATGCCGTGCACAGCTACTTTTGTGCCAATAATGGAATCTGGAAGCCGCCCCGCTCACCAGACAGACCTGATTGCTCCC TGAACAGAATTGCAAACAATGGTTTTAAACCATTTGAGATGCTATTTAAAGCATCACGCTGTGATGACCTTGACTTGCTAAAGTCCTTCACGGGGGAGTTTTCAACTGTTCTTAAAGATATG gtcCCTAAAATCTGTGGTGGAGATGTTAACTGCAAACTGGAAATGACTTTACCTGGACAGTGTCTGGAGTATAACTATGATTATCCAAATGGATTTGCTATTG GTCCTGGAGGATGGGGCAGTAATTGGGGCTCTCAAAATGGCCAGGACTATGCATATTTTGACACTGGTTTTGCTCCAGAGCACCACTTGCAGCAAGATGGTTCATCACAGCATGGCTATCACATGAGGACCAAACGCCATCGTAAAATCACTGGCCCCGCCAGAGAGCAAAAGATACAAATTCATTTCAACATCACAG CAAGCATCCCACTGCCCTTGTCGAGGAATGACTCAGCGGAAATAGTCAATCAAAGACGTTTGCTGAGGGCACTTGAGCAGCTAACCAATCGGCTTAAGCGGACACTGAGCAAGCAACCGTTCTCTACATTCCATGTGTCGTCAGAGATGATCGTAGCGGACCCCAAATCCTTGGAAAGCAAAAAAAAGGCGACGCTGTACTGCCAGCCAGGGTCTGTTCTCAAAGGCAGGGTGTGTG TGCAGTGCCCAGTAGGGACGTATTTCTCCCTGGAGTATGGCGAGTGTGAGAGCTGCTGGAGAGGGTCGTATCAGGATGAGGAGGGGCAGATGGAGTGTAAGTCATGCCCAGATGGCTTCTCCACTCCGTACCTCCATTCACGCAGCCTGGCAGAGTGCAAAG CGCAGTGCCAGCCTGGCAGCTCATCATTAACCGGCTTGGAGACCTGTGAGTCCTGTCCTTTAGGGGAATACCAACCAGATTTCGGCTCTCGGGCCTGTCTGCCCTGCCCTCCCACCACAACCACTGTCAATAGAGGGGCTCTAGATGTCAACGAGTGCGGTG TACCATGTTCTGCAGGTCATTTCTCCCGGACAGGTCTTGTTCCATGTTACCCATGTCCAAGAGATTATTACCAGCCTGAGGAGGGCCGTTCCTACTGTCTTTCTTGCCCCTTTTATGGTACCACCACAATAACAGGGGCCAAAGCTATCCAGCAGTGCTCCa GCTTTGGCTCTAGTTTCCTGCCTAAAGAGGAAAGTGCAACTGCAGCGCCAGAAGTTGTTGTGAGAAAGGATTATCAAGTCAGTAGCCAG ATGTTCCATGAATGCCTTCTGAATCCATGTCAAAACCAAGGCACTTGTGAGGAAGTTGGTGTTGGATATGTATGCACCTGTCTTCCAGGATTCACAG GAGCCAAGTGTGAGAGCGACATTGATGAATGTGATTCTATTCCTTGTCAAAATGGTGGCTTGTGCAGAGATGGCATGGGAGATTTCCAGTGTCAGTGTCAGCCTGGGTTTTTAG GCTTGATGTGTGAGGCAGAGGTGAACGAGTGCAGCTCTTCTCCATGTTTGAACGAAGGACTCTGTGTGGATGAAGTGAATCACTTTACATGTAGCTGTCCAGATGGATTCACAG GTCCACGTTGTGAGTTGGAAATAAATGAGTGTGCTTCCAGCCCATGTCAAAACGGAGGTGTCTGTAAAGATTTGGAGGGTGGGTATTTCTGTACATGTCCTCAGGGCTTCACTGGAGACAATTGTGAGGTTGATGTGGATGAGTGTTACAGCGCCCCCTGTCTGAATGGAGGAAAATGTGTGGATGCCATCAATGATTTCAG GTGTGAATGTTTGAATGGATACAGTGACAGACTATGCCAGGTGGACGTAGACGACTGTGATCCAAATTTGTGTTTGAATGGCGCGACCTGCGTGGATGGAGTGGCCACTTTCACCTGCCGATGCCCTCCTGGGTTCAACGGAACCAGGTGTGAGACAG AAATGCCCTACTCTTTTGATCTGGAGTTTGAAGTTTCTGGTATTCATGGTTATGTGATGATGGATGGTCACATGCCATCGCTTACACAGATCACATGTACATTTTGGATGAGGTCATCAGACACTGTTAATTATGGAACTCCCATCTCGTACGCTGTGGAGGGAAGTGACAATGCTTTCCTCCTCATTGACTATAATGG GTGGGTCTTGTACATTAATGGCAAGGAGCGGATCACTGACTGCCCAGCAGTAAATGATGGCCTCTGGCACCATATCGGTGTATCATGGCGCAGCATGGATGGTGACTGGAGAGTTTATATCGATGGGAGCCCTTCAGATGGAGGGAAAGGACTATCCGTTGGCACTACCATACCAG GAGGGGGTGCTCTGGTACTTGGACAGGATCAGGACCAGAGGGGAGATGGCTTCAACCCAGTGGAGTCCTTCGTGGGCACTCTTAGCCAGCTTAATATGTGGAACTATGTTTTAACACCTCAGCAG ATCAAGTCTCTGGCCAGCAGCTGTCCACGTGATCTGCAGAAAGGGAACGTGTTTGCATGGCCTGACTTCTTAGGAGGTGTCACGGGCCGAGTAAAGACCCGCAGCAAGAGTGTTTTCTGCGCTG ACTGCCCCCTGGTGGATGCTTCTGTTCCTCAACTGCGCTCATCCACTAAAGCTGTGAGTCCGGGCTCTAAGGTGCAGTTCTCTTGCAGTCCCGGGTTCTATCTGGTGGGGGAGCCGGTGCAGCAGTGCCTAAACAGAGGCCAGTGGAGCCACGCAGAACCAATATGTGAAC GTGTGGAATGTGGTCCTCCGCCTGACCTAGAGCATGGGCAGTATCATGGAGAGGATTTCTATGCTGGGAGCACAGTGCTTTATCAATGTAAACCAGGGTTCTACTTGCTAGGGGAGAGTAAGATGTTGTGTACCAACAATGGTAAATGGATTGGCAACCCACCTGCATGTCTGG atgtggatgaATGTTCTCTGGGCTCTGAATGTGATGAGCATGCTAGTTGTCAAAACACAGATGGCTCTCATATATGCACCTGCATACCTCCTTACAGTGGCGATGGAAGAAACTGTACAG AGCCTATAAAATGTAAAGATCCAGGTGTCCCTGAGTCTGGGCACCGTGAGGGCAGTAATTTCATCATGGGCAGTGAGGTGGTCTTTTCCTGTAAGGAAGGCTATGAATTGATCGGCTCATCCCATCTATCCTGCACAGAAGAAGGAATTTGGAAGGGAGATGTCCCATATTGCAAAG CCCTTTCCTGTGCTCATCCCACTCTACCTGATTATGGAACCATGAATGGGTCAAACTTCACATACGGAAGCAAGGTGACTTTCAG TTGTGAGAAGGGCTATGTCCCTCAGGATCCAATAGAAAGCCAGTGTCAATCTGATTTGAAGTGGAGCAGAGAGCCCCATGTTTGTCAGCCTGTTACCTGTGGTGAGCCTCCAGTGGTGGAATATGCGGAGTATACCCTCAACGGGAAAGTGTACCTCTCCACGCTAACCTACAGCTGCATAGAAGGATATAG ATTGCAGGGTGCGGTGGAACTAAAGTGTGAGTCATCAGGAGAGTGGGCATCTCCTCCCCCCATGTGTGCCAGAGTGGACTGTGGCAAACCTCCTCCTTTGAAGGATGCTGTGATTAAGGGTGACAACTTTACACTGGGAAGCAGGATCATCTATGTTTGCAAAGAGGG TTACACCCTCCTTGGTGTAGAAACTCAAGAATGCCTCCCAAGTGGCAATTGGACTCATAATTCTGCCCAGTGTGTGCCTCGGTCTTGTGGACCACCACCCCAAGTTGACCATGCCTTACCTGACACTGGACACCAGCTTTTTGGAGACACTGCTATTTACTTCTGCGATGATGGCTACACTGCTGGTAACAATACAAAACTGTTCTGCAATGCTCAAGGTATTTGGGCACCCCCAGATGGATTTGGCATTCCTCACTGCATTGCCAACTTCTGTCTTCGTCCCCCGGATTTACCTCATGCCATTCTGGACTCCATCAACAAACCAAAGTATGCAAGCAACACAGAAGTCAGCTACAAGTGTGAGGAGGGCTTTGTTCTCAACACAACAGGAACCCTGAAATGCATGATAGGGGGAGAGTGGACACCCTCGCCTTTGGACATTAGCTGTATGCCTGTCAGATGCTCAAAGCCAGACAGTATTGAGAAGGGTTATGTAAGTGGGAACAATTATAGTTTTGGAGCGGTAATTGCATACAGCTGTGATAAAGGGTATTTCATtcgaggagagaagaggagaattTGTAAAGCCAACGGTGAGTGGGGAGGTGTCTTGCCCACATGCCAACCTATCTCCTGCCCCAGCCCACCTCGCTTGGCAAATGGTTTTATCCAG GATCCAATAAGAAAGAATGGCTACGTATACAGCAGTAGAGTAATCTATGCTTGCAATGATGGTTATCGCCTAACTGGAAAGCCTGACCGTATATGCATGGCCAATAAGCAGTGGTCAAACAACAATCCTCCTGCTTGTGTTCTCCTCACCTGCCCTACCCCACCTGATATCAAAAATGGCCGTTATCACAGCTCCACCTTTGAAGTCGGCAGCAAGGTGGAATTTACCTGCAACGAAGGATATGAACTCATTGGAGATTCTGTATGGACTTGCTTAAAGTTTGGAAATTGGGACAAGAGTGTAACCCCACGTTGTTCCCCAGTACAGTGCCCGGAACCACCTTTAGAGGACAATCACCTTGTACTGCGTGGATTAGATTCTGACTCAGGCATTGTGGAGCTTTCTTGTGAGGAAGGGTATGTACTCCATGGTGCACGAACTCTTCGTTGTACCCCTTCCCAGGAGTGGAATGACTCTTTTCCAGTCTGCAAACAAGTCTTTTGTGGACCTCCCCCTGAGGTTGCCTTTGGTGACCCATCTGACACACTATCCTACTTTAATAGTGTGGTGACCTATTCTTGCATGGATGGCTTTACACTCCGAAGGGAAGCTTTTGTTCGCTGCCAGGCAGATGGAAACTGGAGTAAACCTTATCCCGAATGCATTCCTGTTGAATGCCCACACCCTGAGGACATACCAAATGGAATTGTGGATGTTCAAGGACTAATGTATCTTAGTACTGCTGTCTATAGCTGTAAAGCAGGGTATGATTTAGCAGGTAACAGCACTGTGCTTTGTGGTCAAAGTGGACAGTGGATAGGAGGTGTACCTGTATGTCACCCTGTTAAGTGTGCTGCACCCAAGGAGATTCCCAATGGCTCTGTTAGGTACTTCAAGCTTCAGTTTAGCCAATCAATTACATATTCCTGCCACAGAGGGTACCGCTTACAGGGCCCAGAAATGCTTACCTGCTTGGAGAATGGAGAGTGGCACCAGGAGGCTCCTACTTGTGTGCAGATTTACTGTTCTCCTCCAAAACCAATTGAGAATGGCTTTGTAGAAGGACGGGACCGCAGGTTTGGGGTTACTATCTTCTATAGCTGCTTTCCAGGTTTCCTACTAGTTGGTAATAATCATCTCACTTGCGAAGAACATGGCTGGTCTAGCTCTGAGCCCAAATGTATGCCTGCTGACTGCGGTCTGCCTCCTCATATTGACTTTGGTGACTACTCAAAGGTCAAAGAACCCCCAGGAGAAGATGACATACTTACAAGCCAGCATTTACCTGTAGACAACAGCTTTTTACATGGTTCCCTGGTTCAATATAATTGTCATTCTGGTTATGAAATGAAAGGTGACATCGTGTTGATGTGCCAAGAAGATGGCACATGGAACGGGACTGCTCCTGTGTGTGCTCCGGCACAATGTGAGactccacccagccctgaatatGGATCAGTTATGGTAACAGATAGCACACTTGGCAGCCTTGCGGAGTACAGTTGCGAGGATGGTTACGAACTTAATGGACAGACCATTCGACAGTGCATTTCTGGGAAGCAGTGGAGCGATGACGCTCCTAGCTGTTTGCCCATCTCTTGTGGTAATCCTGGAGGCATTTCGGATGGTGAGGTGATTGGAAAATCCTTTCACTTCAAGGCACTTATTCACTATGAGTGCCATAAAGGGTTTGTCCTTGAGGGTGTTGAATTTAGAACTTGCCAAGTTGATGGGAAATGGGACAGCAAAGCTCCATCTTGTAGAGCAATCTCCTGTGGGCGCCCTGTTGTATCAAAGGATGTTTTGGTAAGAGGAGAAGACTTTACATTTGGAAAGAGGTTGTTGTTCAGCTGCAATCTCGGCTTCATCCTACAAGGAGCACCGACCAGTGTTTGTTTAGCCAATGGCAGTTGGAGTGAGGCTCCTCCAAAGTGCCCTCCAGCCAATTGTGGTCAACCACCAGTAATAGAAAATGGCAGAGTAACTGGCACAGATTATGGTTACAACGGCATGGTTAGGTATGCTTGTGACATTGGATACATCTTGACAGGGAATCCAACACTAATATGCAGAGCTGATGGACTATGGGATGACCCTCCTCCGCGGTGTGACATAGTCACTTGTGACCCACCTGAGGACATTAGCCATGGTTACCTGAATGGATCAAGCTTTAATTTTGATGATGTTGTGGAGTATATCTGCTTCCCAGGCTATGAGATCGTTGGCAGTCCAGTTTTGCGGTGTGCTGCTGAGGGTGTCTGGCTGGGGCAAGTTCCAGAATGCCGACCTTGTGTTTGCAGTCCCCCAGTTCTTAAGAACGGTGCTATTCTCGGCAGAGACCACACCTGTGGTGCAAGCATCTGGTTCCGATGTGATGAAGGGTACAAAACTCTTGGCCCCACAGAGGCCATATGTGACAAGGGTGGAGTGTGGAGTCCAGGAGTACCCATCTGCACCCGAGGGAGATGTTCAAGCCCTCCTCCAGCTGTGCCTAATGCTGTCGTACAAGGCAGTGCTCCCTACTCCATTGACACTGTCGTTTACCGATGTAGGCCAGGGTATCATTTGAAAGGTTCTTCCCATCTGTTCTGTGGAGGGTCAGGTAGATGGACAGAGCCAAACCTGAACTGTGAACCTGTTTCTTGTGGAGTCCCTCCTCTTGTCCCAAATGCAGAGACTGCTGGAGTGGTGTTGACCTATGGCAGTAAAGCTCAGTACAG GTGTAAAGAAGGCTTTGAGTTGGCAACAAAGACGGACTCAATAACCTGTCAAAGTGATGGCACCTGGTCCAAACACAGTGTCAGATGTCGACCTTCACCATGCAGCCTGCCTGCTAACCTCACCCATGTAGTCATTACAGGCAAGCAGCCCACACCTGTAGGGGGAACAATCATTATCTCCTGTAGACCAGGGAACTATCTTGAGGGACCAGGATTATCTGAATGTTCA gtctctggcAAATGGTCTCCACCTTTCTCTTCCAAGTCTTGTGTGCCTGTTACTTGTGAGAAGCCTCTCCCCATTATCAATGGCTTGGTTGAGGGCAAGAACTACAATTATGGAGATATTATTAGCTATACTTGTCTACCAGGTTTTGAACTACAG GGTGATTCTGTTCAGACATGTCAAGGTGATAAAACCTGGAGTGGAAATCAGCCGGTGTGTGTTG CTGTGTCATGTGGTCCTCCACCAGTAGTTCTCCATGCAGTTACTGTGTCCAGTGGTCAGACATACCAAAGTATTGTGAGTTACACGTGTCATCCAGGGCTGAGTTTGATTGGTTCACAGAACCTCACTTGTCAAGCAGACGGAAAATGGAGCTTTCCTACACCATCATGTGAAT TTCCAGATGGCTGTGAGAGGATAGCAGACTTATTGAATGGAAAGGTGCAGGAGCACAACCTGTCCAGCGGACGTGCTCTTGAGTTCCACTGTGACAAAGGCTACACACTGCAGGGAGAGTCTATCATTATGTGTGTGGGAAACGGCTCTTGGAGTTCGCCGTTCCCTGTCTGTATAC CCAAATCATGCCCCTCTCCTCCTGGCTGGACTGGCGGCAGTTTCAACACTACTCCGATGGTTTTCCTGGTAGGCCAGTCAGTGTCAGTCAGTTGTCCTAAAGGTCAGCGGGTCAAAGGTAACAAGGGAAAGGTTATCGCCACCTTAAGTTGCAGGAGTGATCAGACCTGGACCCCTATCAAtgcagtgtgtgaga CTGTCTGTTGGGTCCAATGTCATAACGGAGGTGTGTGCCAAAGACCAAACACTTGCTCTTGTCCTGAGGGATGGATGGGCCGAGTTTGCGAGGAGc CCATCTGCATCCTACCATGTCTCAATGGAGGACGCTGTGTAGCTCCATACCAGTGCGAATGTCCAACAGGATGGACAGGCACACGCTGCCATAATg CGGTGTGTTCCATGCCCTGTTTGAATGGAGGCCGGTGTATCCGGCCAAACAGGTGTCACTGCAGTCAAGGATGGGGAGGATACGACTGCTCTAG AAAAAGAAGATCTGCatactttcatttttaa